A portion of the Sabethes cyaneus chromosome 3, idSabCyanKW18_F2, whole genome shotgun sequence genome contains these proteins:
- the LOC128739185 gene encoding zinc finger matrin-type protein CG9776 isoform X2 — translation MPFQADQNVNSKGSKVQYHTSQIQSKISTIENVIDMLDGIIGKDKSPTPPPPPLSKGPCSPPEEPIKSPTKIRKTSESSASPERLKKEVLDTMKRGKTKAEEKSSKAVKAEPEEDGKPKAQFNFVYYDPELHWCSTCDIFPKTAKEYLNHLHSEQHKAKVLSSASAQEYPWREKIASEDNSSRPGLPSKRIPIRGLQFFVPATSWYCKICKHWMGDLHCASVHLKSKLHADSYGQFIETSPNFEIDWMTDRQKAYERMRDSDRQQQQECSTTRDVPESGQLLTAAQAADVDFLSGTTTQKESSKKKKSKKDEKKEKKKKKRSKKKKKRAASSSSSSSSSSTDSDSDKKSARGDEFDPATSIRVAMRNILKAQEAAKDAHIAEDPSAGKWTVVQTASIPQELTAPPPPFMTAGAETREKQRDELMLSQWATPDPVISETDKKLFEQLKGKMTKKRDEVPPASSSSRHQDGSGRYHESGSRHQDGGGRHADSGSGGRYRQDSGDRPERRRGGDDTRRRSRSVTPPWRRNGSPGRRFGGFGRDRRSPDRRRDRSPDMRARDRSRDRDLDRGGRFERRNKRSRSRNRRSPSYGRGRFRMRRSYSRSRSRSRSRSRPRVIEKPVVNFPPEPKPKPEKKPKERKEEDKKEKKQVSIPIGQKKLPFIGRMPVFKKQQQEVKKDESCTAEKMDGATSDGFENGTNQHTEEFVDMMPDPYQYVALMGAPPPPPSHPTKPDESMLPPGIDEAEADLVPKPISDAPIPRKGPLPKDFQQALDIIFDGDKPKPAEVIANETKPPEAPPVPIVPVLDTDQPQMIVPEAIEIYNQQIAAQYSSAVVSAAPMVYDDESQNQPLEMNSLDGMAEHSSNSPAATGSPGDNTASNDDATMGTPEIEPPAPPPEVENEETRRKRAELEELAMLGIDADDMAAQIF, via the exons ATGCCTTTTCAAGCCGATCAGAACGTAAACTCAAAAGGTTCAAAAGTACAATATCATACC TCGCAAATTCAGAGCAAAATCAGTACGATTGAAAATGTCATCGACATGCTGGACGGGATTATCGGGAAGGATAAATCACCTACGCCACCTCCTCCGCCGCTCAGCAAAGGACCGTGCTCGCCACCGGAAGAACCCATCAAGAGTCCGACGAAAATTCGTAAAACATCGGAGTCGTCTGCTTCGCCGGAACGGTTAAAGAAAGAGGTACTGGACACTATGAAACGAGGCAAAACGAAGGCAGAGGAAAA ATCGTCTAAGGCCGTTAAAGCCGAGCCGGAAGAAGATGGGAAACCGAAGGCGCagtttaattttgtttattatgATCCGGAGCTGCACTGGTGTTCGACTTGTGACATATTCCCGAAGACGGCGAAGGAATATTTGAACCATCTTCATTCGGAGCAGCATAAAGCTAAGGTTTTAAGTAGCGCTTCGGCACAGGAATATCCCTGGCGTGAGAAAATTGCCTCTGAAGACAATTCCTCACGGCCCGGGTTGCCCAGCAAGCGCATACCCATTCGAGGTTTGCAATTCTTTGTCCCAGCGACCTCTTGGTATTGCAAGATTTGCAAGCACTGGATGGGCGATTTGCACTGCGCTTCAGTACATCTAAAATCGAAGCTGCATGCCGATAGCTATGGA CAATTCATTGAAACTTCTCCGAATTTTGAAATCGACTGGATGACGGACCGACAGAAGGCATACGAACGGATGCGTGATAGCGATCGACAGCAGCAACAGGAGTGCTCAACAACCCGAGATGTTCCGGAAAGTGGCCAGCTTTTGACGGCGGCTCAAGCCGCTGATGTTGATTTTCTGTCTGGCACTACAACGCAAAAAGAGAGCAGCAAAAAGAAGAAGAGCAAGAAAGACGAGAAgaaggagaaaaagaagaaaaagcgttccaaaaagaagaagaagcgagCGGCTTCCTCGAGCAGCTCGAGCTCCAGTTCCAGCACAGATTCGGATTCGGACAAAAAAAGCGCACGTGGGGATGAGTTCGATCCGGCAACGTCGATTCGGGTTGCGATGCGCAACATTCTGAAAGCCCAGGAAGCGGCCAAGGATGCTCACATAGCGGAGGATCCCTCGGCGG GCAAATGGACCGTCGTGCAGACGGCAAGCATTCCGCAGGAATTAACGGCACCACCTCCGCCGTTCATGACAGCCGGTGCAGAGACGCGTGAAAAGCAACGGGATGAGCTCATGCTGTCGCAGTGGGCCACACCGGATCCGGTTATTTCCGAAACCGACAAGAAGTTGTTTGAACAACTGAAAGGTAAGATGACGAAGAAGCGTGATGAGGTTCCGCCcgccagtagtagtagtagacaTCAGGATGGAAGCGGTAGGTATCATGAGAGCGGTAGCAGGCATCAGGATGGTGGCGGTAGACATGCGGACAGTGGTAGTGGCGGAAGATACCGTCAGGATTCCGGTGATCGGCCTGAACGGCGACGAGGTGGAGACGATACGAGGCGACGCAGTCGATCGGTAACTCCTCCTTGGAGGAGGAACGGCAGTCCCGGGCGAAGATTTGGTGGTTTTGGCAGAGACCGTCGGAGCCCTGATCGCCGTCGCGATCGAAGTCCGGATATGCGCGCACGCGATCGCAGTCGCGATCGAGATTTAGATCGTGGAGGACGATTCGAAAGGCGTAATAAGCGCAGCAGATCCCGGAATCGACGTAGTCCCAGTTATGGCAGAGGGCGATTTCGCATGAGGAGATCGTACTCGCGGTCAAGGTCCCGATCGCGCTCACGTAGTAGGCCAAGGGTGATTGAGAAACCGGTCGTAAATTTCCCACCAGAGCCGAAGCCGAAACCGGAAAAGAAACCTAAAGAAAGGAAGGAAGAAGAcaagaaggagaaaaaacaagTATCGATCCCAATTGGTCAGAAAAAACTGCCATTCATCGGCAGGATGCCGGTGTTCAAAAAGCAACAGCAGGAAGTTAAAAAAGATGAATCCTGCACAGCTGAAAAAATGGACGGCGCAACGTCCGATGGTTTCGAAAACGGAACCAACCAGCATACGGAAGAGTTTGTCGACATGATGCCAGACCCGTATCAATATGTTGCCCTAATGGGAGCTCCTCCTCCGCCGCCATCGCATCCTACGAAACCGGACGAAAGTATGCTGCCACCCGGAATCGATGAAGCCGAAGCAGATCTGGTTCCGAAACCGATCAGTGACGCTCCGATTCCCCGGAAAGGCCCACTTCCTAAGGATTTCCAACAAGCACTCGATATCATTTTCGATGGTGATAAACCGAAACCCGCTGAAGTAATCGCCAACGAGACGAAACCTCCGGAAGCTCCACCGGTTCCGATAGTCCCAGTTCTAGACACCGATCAGCCGCAGATGATCGTACCGGAAGCCATTGAGATCTACAACCAACAGATAGCGGCCCAATACAGCTCGGCAGTTGTATCGGCAGCTCCCATGGTTTACGATGACGAATCGCAAAATCAGCCACTGGAGATGAACTCTCTCGATGGTATGGCGGAACATTCGTCGAATTCGCCGGCAGCCACCGGTTCCCCAGGGGACAATACCGCTAGCAATGACGATGCCACGATGGGAACACCGGAAATCGAGCCACCCGCACCACCGCCTGAAGTAGAAAACGAGGAAACTCGACGCAAACGGGCAGAGCTGGAAGAACTTGCCATGCTGGGAATCGACGCTGACGATATGGCGGCACAGATTTTCTGA
- the LOC128739185 gene encoding zinc finger matrin-type protein CG9776 isoform X1, with protein sequence MDDKRDSKKDKKLRKSRSRSRSRSVSPGYARRRRERSRSRERERHRRRSREPSSPAMRRRRGRRSPSPPPPPMMQEVPPPPMIGSAPAYMGAAPPIYDNYGAYATAPPQTYMTAGYGGYDYGAPSVATMDSYGTMVSAPPPIMMPQPMPPGNEYTPAPQGWSAPPPVVQETEEEKRKREAAIALEVRNQRASLKKQRDDYRRRAGALKRELKTLKQQREDLTSGRDPPSPTTNNFIKENDKLQSQIQSKISTIENVIDMLDGIIGKDKSPTPPPPPLSKGPCSPPEEPIKSPTKIRKTSESSASPERLKKEVLDTMKRGKTKAEEKSSKAVKAEPEEDGKPKAQFNFVYYDPELHWCSTCDIFPKTAKEYLNHLHSEQHKAKVLSSASAQEYPWREKIASEDNSSRPGLPSKRIPIRGLQFFVPATSWYCKICKHWMGDLHCASVHLKSKLHADSYGQFIETSPNFEIDWMTDRQKAYERMRDSDRQQQQECSTTRDVPESGQLLTAAQAADVDFLSGTTTQKESSKKKKSKKDEKKEKKKKKRSKKKKKRAASSSSSSSSSSTDSDSDKKSARGDEFDPATSIRVAMRNILKAQEAAKDAHIAEDPSAGKWTVVQTASIPQELTAPPPPFMTAGAETREKQRDELMLSQWATPDPVISETDKKLFEQLKGKMTKKRDEVPPASSSSRHQDGSGRYHESGSRHQDGGGRHADSGSGGRYRQDSGDRPERRRGGDDTRRRSRSVTPPWRRNGSPGRRFGGFGRDRRSPDRRRDRSPDMRARDRSRDRDLDRGGRFERRNKRSRSRNRRSPSYGRGRFRMRRSYSRSRSRSRSRSRPRVIEKPVVNFPPEPKPKPEKKPKERKEEDKKEKKQVSIPIGQKKLPFIGRMPVFKKQQQEVKKDESCTAEKMDGATSDGFENGTNQHTEEFVDMMPDPYQYVALMGAPPPPPSHPTKPDESMLPPGIDEAEADLVPKPISDAPIPRKGPLPKDFQQALDIIFDGDKPKPAEVIANETKPPEAPPVPIVPVLDTDQPQMIVPEAIEIYNQQIAAQYSSAVVSAAPMVYDDESQNQPLEMNSLDGMAEHSSNSPAATGSPGDNTASNDDATMGTPEIEPPAPPPEVENEETRRKRAELEELAMLGIDADDMAAQIF encoded by the exons atggacGACAAGCGAGACA GTAAAAAGGATAAAAAGCTTCGCAAATCGCGCAGTAGAAGTAGAAGCCGAAGTGTTAGTCCAGGATATGCCCGCCGCAGGCGGGAGAGAAGTCGCAGTAGGGAAAGGGAACGTCATAGAAGGCGTTCTCGAGAACCGAGCAGCCCCGCTATGCGCCGACGACGTGGTCGTCGGAGTCCAAGCCCGCCACCACCACCAATGATGCAGGAAGTTCCACCACCTCCGATGATTGGAAGTGCTCCCGCGTACATGGGCGCTGCACCTCCAATTtatgacaattacggggcttaTGCTACAGCTCCACCCCAAACTTACATGACCGCTGGTTACGGTGGGTATGACTACGGTGCTCCTTCTGTGGCAACGATGGATAGTTATGGTACCATGGTAAGTGCTCCTCCGCCGATAATGATGCCTCAACCGATGCCTCCCGGAAACGAGTACACCCCGGCTCCGCAAGGTTGGAGCGCTCCTCCACCGGTGGTGCAAGAAACCGAAGAGGAAAAACGCAAACGAGAAG CCGCTATTGCTTTGGAAGTTCGTAATCAACGTGCGTCTTTGAAAAAACAACGGGATGACTATCGTCGGCGTGCTGGAGCTTTGAAACGTGAGCTAAAAACGCTTAAACAACAGCGAGAAGATCTAACTTCCGGCCGTGATCCGCCTTCACCTACCACCAACAATTTTATTAAGGAGAACGACAAACTGCAG TCGCAAATTCAGAGCAAAATCAGTACGATTGAAAATGTCATCGACATGCTGGACGGGATTATCGGGAAGGATAAATCACCTACGCCACCTCCTCCGCCGCTCAGCAAAGGACCGTGCTCGCCACCGGAAGAACCCATCAAGAGTCCGACGAAAATTCGTAAAACATCGGAGTCGTCTGCTTCGCCGGAACGGTTAAAGAAAGAGGTACTGGACACTATGAAACGAGGCAAAACGAAGGCAGAGGAAAA ATCGTCTAAGGCCGTTAAAGCCGAGCCGGAAGAAGATGGGAAACCGAAGGCGCagtttaattttgtttattatgATCCGGAGCTGCACTGGTGTTCGACTTGTGACATATTCCCGAAGACGGCGAAGGAATATTTGAACCATCTTCATTCGGAGCAGCATAAAGCTAAGGTTTTAAGTAGCGCTTCGGCACAGGAATATCCCTGGCGTGAGAAAATTGCCTCTGAAGACAATTCCTCACGGCCCGGGTTGCCCAGCAAGCGCATACCCATTCGAGGTTTGCAATTCTTTGTCCCAGCGACCTCTTGGTATTGCAAGATTTGCAAGCACTGGATGGGCGATTTGCACTGCGCTTCAGTACATCTAAAATCGAAGCTGCATGCCGATAGCTATGGA CAATTCATTGAAACTTCTCCGAATTTTGAAATCGACTGGATGACGGACCGACAGAAGGCATACGAACGGATGCGTGATAGCGATCGACAGCAGCAACAGGAGTGCTCAACAACCCGAGATGTTCCGGAAAGTGGCCAGCTTTTGACGGCGGCTCAAGCCGCTGATGTTGATTTTCTGTCTGGCACTACAACGCAAAAAGAGAGCAGCAAAAAGAAGAAGAGCAAGAAAGACGAGAAgaaggagaaaaagaagaaaaagcgttccaaaaagaagaagaagcgagCGGCTTCCTCGAGCAGCTCGAGCTCCAGTTCCAGCACAGATTCGGATTCGGACAAAAAAAGCGCACGTGGGGATGAGTTCGATCCGGCAACGTCGATTCGGGTTGCGATGCGCAACATTCTGAAAGCCCAGGAAGCGGCCAAGGATGCTCACATAGCGGAGGATCCCTCGGCGG GCAAATGGACCGTCGTGCAGACGGCAAGCATTCCGCAGGAATTAACGGCACCACCTCCGCCGTTCATGACAGCCGGTGCAGAGACGCGTGAAAAGCAACGGGATGAGCTCATGCTGTCGCAGTGGGCCACACCGGATCCGGTTATTTCCGAAACCGACAAGAAGTTGTTTGAACAACTGAAAGGTAAGATGACGAAGAAGCGTGATGAGGTTCCGCCcgccagtagtagtagtagacaTCAGGATGGAAGCGGTAGGTATCATGAGAGCGGTAGCAGGCATCAGGATGGTGGCGGTAGACATGCGGACAGTGGTAGTGGCGGAAGATACCGTCAGGATTCCGGTGATCGGCCTGAACGGCGACGAGGTGGAGACGATACGAGGCGACGCAGTCGATCGGTAACTCCTCCTTGGAGGAGGAACGGCAGTCCCGGGCGAAGATTTGGTGGTTTTGGCAGAGACCGTCGGAGCCCTGATCGCCGTCGCGATCGAAGTCCGGATATGCGCGCACGCGATCGCAGTCGCGATCGAGATTTAGATCGTGGAGGACGATTCGAAAGGCGTAATAAGCGCAGCAGATCCCGGAATCGACGTAGTCCCAGTTATGGCAGAGGGCGATTTCGCATGAGGAGATCGTACTCGCGGTCAAGGTCCCGATCGCGCTCACGTAGTAGGCCAAGGGTGATTGAGAAACCGGTCGTAAATTTCCCACCAGAGCCGAAGCCGAAACCGGAAAAGAAACCTAAAGAAAGGAAGGAAGAAGAcaagaaggagaaaaaacaagTATCGATCCCAATTGGTCAGAAAAAACTGCCATTCATCGGCAGGATGCCGGTGTTCAAAAAGCAACAGCAGGAAGTTAAAAAAGATGAATCCTGCACAGCTGAAAAAATGGACGGCGCAACGTCCGATGGTTTCGAAAACGGAACCAACCAGCATACGGAAGAGTTTGTCGACATGATGCCAGACCCGTATCAATATGTTGCCCTAATGGGAGCTCCTCCTCCGCCGCCATCGCATCCTACGAAACCGGACGAAAGTATGCTGCCACCCGGAATCGATGAAGCCGAAGCAGATCTGGTTCCGAAACCGATCAGTGACGCTCCGATTCCCCGGAAAGGCCCACTTCCTAAGGATTTCCAACAAGCACTCGATATCATTTTCGATGGTGATAAACCGAAACCCGCTGAAGTAATCGCCAACGAGACGAAACCTCCGGAAGCTCCACCGGTTCCGATAGTCCCAGTTCTAGACACCGATCAGCCGCAGATGATCGTACCGGAAGCCATTGAGATCTACAACCAACAGATAGCGGCCCAATACAGCTCGGCAGTTGTATCGGCAGCTCCCATGGTTTACGATGACGAATCGCAAAATCAGCCACTGGAGATGAACTCTCTCGATGGTATGGCGGAACATTCGTCGAATTCGCCGGCAGCCACCGGTTCCCCAGGGGACAATACCGCTAGCAATGACGATGCCACGATGGGAACACCGGAAATCGAGCCACCCGCACCACCGCCTGAAGTAGAAAACGAGGAAACTCGACGCAAACGGGCAGAGCTGGAAGAACTTGCCATGCTGGGAATCGACGCTGACGATATGGCGGCACAGATTTTCTGA
- the LOC128739185 gene encoding zinc finger matrin-type protein CG9776 isoform X3: protein MPFQADQNVNSKGSKSQIQSKISTIENVIDMLDGIIGKDKSPTPPPPPLSKGPCSPPEEPIKSPTKIRKTSESSASPERLKKEVLDTMKRGKTKAEEKSSKAVKAEPEEDGKPKAQFNFVYYDPELHWCSTCDIFPKTAKEYLNHLHSEQHKAKVLSSASAQEYPWREKIASEDNSSRPGLPSKRIPIRGLQFFVPATSWYCKICKHWMGDLHCASVHLKSKLHADSYGQFIETSPNFEIDWMTDRQKAYERMRDSDRQQQQECSTTRDVPESGQLLTAAQAADVDFLSGTTTQKESSKKKKSKKDEKKEKKKKKRSKKKKKRAASSSSSSSSSSTDSDSDKKSARGDEFDPATSIRVAMRNILKAQEAAKDAHIAEDPSAGKWTVVQTASIPQELTAPPPPFMTAGAETREKQRDELMLSQWATPDPVISETDKKLFEQLKGKMTKKRDEVPPASSSSRHQDGSGRYHESGSRHQDGGGRHADSGSGGRYRQDSGDRPERRRGGDDTRRRSRSVTPPWRRNGSPGRRFGGFGRDRRSPDRRRDRSPDMRARDRSRDRDLDRGGRFERRNKRSRSRNRRSPSYGRGRFRMRRSYSRSRSRSRSRSRPRVIEKPVVNFPPEPKPKPEKKPKERKEEDKKEKKQVSIPIGQKKLPFIGRMPVFKKQQQEVKKDESCTAEKMDGATSDGFENGTNQHTEEFVDMMPDPYQYVALMGAPPPPPSHPTKPDESMLPPGIDEAEADLVPKPISDAPIPRKGPLPKDFQQALDIIFDGDKPKPAEVIANETKPPEAPPVPIVPVLDTDQPQMIVPEAIEIYNQQIAAQYSSAVVSAAPMVYDDESQNQPLEMNSLDGMAEHSSNSPAATGSPGDNTASNDDATMGTPEIEPPAPPPEVENEETRRKRAELEELAMLGIDADDMAAQIF from the exons ATGCCTTTTCAAGCCGATCAGAACGTAAACTCAAAAGGTTCAAAA TCGCAAATTCAGAGCAAAATCAGTACGATTGAAAATGTCATCGACATGCTGGACGGGATTATCGGGAAGGATAAATCACCTACGCCACCTCCTCCGCCGCTCAGCAAAGGACCGTGCTCGCCACCGGAAGAACCCATCAAGAGTCCGACGAAAATTCGTAAAACATCGGAGTCGTCTGCTTCGCCGGAACGGTTAAAGAAAGAGGTACTGGACACTATGAAACGAGGCAAAACGAAGGCAGAGGAAAA ATCGTCTAAGGCCGTTAAAGCCGAGCCGGAAGAAGATGGGAAACCGAAGGCGCagtttaattttgtttattatgATCCGGAGCTGCACTGGTGTTCGACTTGTGACATATTCCCGAAGACGGCGAAGGAATATTTGAACCATCTTCATTCGGAGCAGCATAAAGCTAAGGTTTTAAGTAGCGCTTCGGCACAGGAATATCCCTGGCGTGAGAAAATTGCCTCTGAAGACAATTCCTCACGGCCCGGGTTGCCCAGCAAGCGCATACCCATTCGAGGTTTGCAATTCTTTGTCCCAGCGACCTCTTGGTATTGCAAGATTTGCAAGCACTGGATGGGCGATTTGCACTGCGCTTCAGTACATCTAAAATCGAAGCTGCATGCCGATAGCTATGGA CAATTCATTGAAACTTCTCCGAATTTTGAAATCGACTGGATGACGGACCGACAGAAGGCATACGAACGGATGCGTGATAGCGATCGACAGCAGCAACAGGAGTGCTCAACAACCCGAGATGTTCCGGAAAGTGGCCAGCTTTTGACGGCGGCTCAAGCCGCTGATGTTGATTTTCTGTCTGGCACTACAACGCAAAAAGAGAGCAGCAAAAAGAAGAAGAGCAAGAAAGACGAGAAgaaggagaaaaagaagaaaaagcgttccaaaaagaagaagaagcgagCGGCTTCCTCGAGCAGCTCGAGCTCCAGTTCCAGCACAGATTCGGATTCGGACAAAAAAAGCGCACGTGGGGATGAGTTCGATCCGGCAACGTCGATTCGGGTTGCGATGCGCAACATTCTGAAAGCCCAGGAAGCGGCCAAGGATGCTCACATAGCGGAGGATCCCTCGGCGG GCAAATGGACCGTCGTGCAGACGGCAAGCATTCCGCAGGAATTAACGGCACCACCTCCGCCGTTCATGACAGCCGGTGCAGAGACGCGTGAAAAGCAACGGGATGAGCTCATGCTGTCGCAGTGGGCCACACCGGATCCGGTTATTTCCGAAACCGACAAGAAGTTGTTTGAACAACTGAAAGGTAAGATGACGAAGAAGCGTGATGAGGTTCCGCCcgccagtagtagtagtagacaTCAGGATGGAAGCGGTAGGTATCATGAGAGCGGTAGCAGGCATCAGGATGGTGGCGGTAGACATGCGGACAGTGGTAGTGGCGGAAGATACCGTCAGGATTCCGGTGATCGGCCTGAACGGCGACGAGGTGGAGACGATACGAGGCGACGCAGTCGATCGGTAACTCCTCCTTGGAGGAGGAACGGCAGTCCCGGGCGAAGATTTGGTGGTTTTGGCAGAGACCGTCGGAGCCCTGATCGCCGTCGCGATCGAAGTCCGGATATGCGCGCACGCGATCGCAGTCGCGATCGAGATTTAGATCGTGGAGGACGATTCGAAAGGCGTAATAAGCGCAGCAGATCCCGGAATCGACGTAGTCCCAGTTATGGCAGAGGGCGATTTCGCATGAGGAGATCGTACTCGCGGTCAAGGTCCCGATCGCGCTCACGTAGTAGGCCAAGGGTGATTGAGAAACCGGTCGTAAATTTCCCACCAGAGCCGAAGCCGAAACCGGAAAAGAAACCTAAAGAAAGGAAGGAAGAAGAcaagaaggagaaaaaacaagTATCGATCCCAATTGGTCAGAAAAAACTGCCATTCATCGGCAGGATGCCGGTGTTCAAAAAGCAACAGCAGGAAGTTAAAAAAGATGAATCCTGCACAGCTGAAAAAATGGACGGCGCAACGTCCGATGGTTTCGAAAACGGAACCAACCAGCATACGGAAGAGTTTGTCGACATGATGCCAGACCCGTATCAATATGTTGCCCTAATGGGAGCTCCTCCTCCGCCGCCATCGCATCCTACGAAACCGGACGAAAGTATGCTGCCACCCGGAATCGATGAAGCCGAAGCAGATCTGGTTCCGAAACCGATCAGTGACGCTCCGATTCCCCGGAAAGGCCCACTTCCTAAGGATTTCCAACAAGCACTCGATATCATTTTCGATGGTGATAAACCGAAACCCGCTGAAGTAATCGCCAACGAGACGAAACCTCCGGAAGCTCCACCGGTTCCGATAGTCCCAGTTCTAGACACCGATCAGCCGCAGATGATCGTACCGGAAGCCATTGAGATCTACAACCAACAGATAGCGGCCCAATACAGCTCGGCAGTTGTATCGGCAGCTCCCATGGTTTACGATGACGAATCGCAAAATCAGCCACTGGAGATGAACTCTCTCGATGGTATGGCGGAACATTCGTCGAATTCGCCGGCAGCCACCGGTTCCCCAGGGGACAATACCGCTAGCAATGACGATGCCACGATGGGAACACCGGAAATCGAGCCACCCGCACCACCGCCTGAAGTAGAAAACGAGGAAACTCGACGCAAACGGGCAGAGCTGGAAGAACTTGCCATGCTGGGAATCGACGCTGACGATATGGCGGCACAGATTTTCTGA